A portion of the Leptospirales bacterium genome contains these proteins:
- a CDS encoding CDP-alcohol phosphatidyltransferase family protein — MKFKDVFKERWRTPSNFLSALRPFLLPPFLLLSARYAAHPDNMQLYAWVLAVVLAAMLTDFLDGFLARRFHQETRLGRYLDPVADKIVSLGALTILWLHYGFPLWALLACVLREILGVWLGAFLYFRRDMQGKPNMWGKVGVTATGLVVLWYVSAPILGARLPPGHPLLWTELGAALLVGILAMGVLAYARSYWHIVLRRPEKPG; from the coding sequence ATGAAATTCAAGGACGTATTCAAAGAACGCTGGCGAACGCCTTCCAACTTTCTATCTGCGCTGCGGCCATTTTTGCTGCCGCCCTTCCTGCTGCTCAGCGCTCGTTACGCTGCTCATCCGGATAACATGCAACTCTACGCCTGGGTTCTGGCAGTCGTTCTGGCAGCAATGCTCACCGATTTTCTTGATGGTTTCCTGGCGCGACGCTTTCATCAAGAGACCAGGCTGGGCCGCTATCTGGATCCCGTGGCCGACAAGATTGTCAGCCTGGGCGCATTGACCATACTCTGGCTGCACTACGGCTTTCCGCTCTGGGCGCTTCTGGCCTGTGTGCTGCGCGAAATACTGGGAGTATGGCTTGGGGCCTTCCTCTACTTCCGGCGCGATATGCAGGGCAAGCCGAACATGTGGGGAAAGGTCGGAGTAACGGCGACCGGTCTGGTGGTCCTCTGGTACGTCTCGGCGCCGATTCTTGGCGCAAGACTGCCCCCCGGCCATCCGCTGCTCTGGACCGAGTTGGGCGCAGCGCTGCTGGTAGGAATACTGGCCATGGGAGTGCTGGCCTACGCGCGGTCTTACTGGCACATTGTGCTCCGACGTCCGGAGAAGCCAGGCTGA
- the argC gene encoding N-acetyl-gamma-glutamyl-phosphate reductase, translating into MHSVAIVGAGGFTGRELLRWIARHPQLKAVYASSDRFSGRPLAQQFPELEGALELEFAAHSAPIPAGAVVLLAAPNETAMAMAPELLQAGHRIIDLGGAFRLHDRDAVKRYYGFEAPPESLLRQAVFGIPELFAERIASASLVANPGCFPTTAIAPLALLGELRQQIRAISIDAKSGVSGAGGRTEDGGFSFHSVYENFRAYKILRHQHEPEIREYAFDAGTCPPLLFTPHLLPVYRGILSTIAVFWEDRAPPDLEERLRSAALQMPFLRFLSTPEEVELARVQNTNFLDIGLRSEGQRTIVVTALDNLVKGAAGQALQNLNLMLGLPQSLGLLATASPHS; encoded by the coding sequence ATGCACTCCGTTGCGATTGTTGGCGCCGGCGGCTTTACCGGACGGGAATTGCTCCGCTGGATTGCACGTCATCCGCAGCTCAAAGCGGTCTACGCGAGCTCCGATCGGTTTTCCGGTCGTCCGTTGGCACAGCAGTTTCCGGAGCTGGAAGGCGCCCTCGAGTTGGAATTTGCAGCGCATTCGGCGCCCATTCCCGCGGGCGCCGTGGTCCTACTGGCGGCGCCAAATGAAACGGCAATGGCCATGGCGCCGGAGTTGCTGCAAGCAGGTCACCGCATCATCGACCTTGGCGGCGCCTTTCGGTTACACGATCGGGATGCGGTGAAGCGTTACTACGGATTTGAAGCGCCGCCCGAATCCCTGCTGCGCCAGGCGGTTTTTGGAATTCCGGAGCTCTTTGCCGAACGGATTGCTTCCGCATCGCTGGTAGCAAATCCTGGCTGCTTTCCCACGACGGCCATTGCGCCGCTGGCGCTGCTGGGCGAGTTGCGCCAGCAGATCCGCGCAATCAGTATCGATGCGAAATCAGGGGTGTCCGGCGCCGGCGGTCGCACCGAAGACGGCGGATTTTCCTTTCATAGCGTTTACGAAAACTTCCGCGCCTACAAAATACTGCGACACCAGCATGAACCCGAAATCCGGGAGTATGCCTTTGATGCTGGAACCTGCCCGCCGCTGCTCTTCACGCCGCATCTTTTGCCCGTCTACCGCGGGATTCTGAGCACGATTGCAGTTTTTTGGGAAGACCGCGCGCCGCCCGATCTTGAGGAGCGCCTGCGTAGCGCGGCGTTACAAATGCCCTTTCTTCGCTTCCTCAGTACGCCCGAGGAGGTTGAACTGGCAAGGGTTCAGAACACCAACTTTCTGGACATTGGCCTGCGCAGCGAAGGCCAGCGCACGATAGTGGTCACCGCATTGGACAATCTGGTGAAAGGAGCTGCAGGCCAGGCGCTGCAGAATTTGAATTTGATGCTTGGCCTGCCCCAAAGCCTGGGCCTCCTGGCAACGGCAAGTCCGCATTCCTGA
- a CDS encoding BamA/TamA family outer membrane protein, giving the protein MRVKRIAISVCIGAAIFAASLQARWRTTEPQARWKILESEHFRLRYTEGLEGVAAYALLYGEEARQRYVDQLEFEPKEAALIFLYAAPSEFSATNISPYPLDEGVGGFTDFYRRRIVLPFNGDYSALRHTLSHELVHAFQFQMLPGPGFGRYPLWLMEGMSEELALGLDASADQYARDALLSGTLLDFSDLDSGGARSSRDIYKGGQLAVHFLVQRFGRRGLLRFLRELGAGLRGDALYRRSFGVNRFELDRQFRGWLQTIYAGIEMQSLNPERLRRASDRFADERGFHWRPAISPDGRRIAVLTRDGIFPAIAERRTPGPDLPVDGRNEVQVVLRALRSSQYEEYQLLTTRISYFPDGKAVLLSAAADGRPALLAVDLEQGEVRRIWHPPFDSIQYPVLRSDGRCVAFVGLSNGQADLYTMDLEDSRLLRLTADLASERDPAYSSDGAWLYYASNLATGIDSRSSEIYAVAAAGGRPRAMTALGASSDGPMPAMDGALLFLSDVEGPRNVYRLKPGAAAAGSEQLEAITRAPAGVLQATLGTVRERGEHRELLAFTELEQQSVELRVVAGSQPNPQGAMRLAAVPLSGLSPPFEREWQLSKALPERLRFWELPEDDTGSLSFEGAPFVLVAGATDSDGKTRLAAVAAAALADDSGDHQLAALLGYAQRPVEWSGDLRYAYLHYRLDFFAGIYRQSGAFPIASIADLNVNNLVFNPYFRILNQDISGIFAGMEYPLHRFAAIQLSYEQGREERVFRGELPEERRQQDIYKNYQNITASFQYDNAVYSIYGPLDGQSLSLAYQTTFPGPGEWRDARLTIGEYRIYHLFDNWSLFALRLFGGTVRGRDAADLPFRIGGYNTIRGYDFQEFEGANAFYLNVEFRYTLIEQLVFAVPGRWSPGPIRAAFFFDAGSAFDDPQTYQAYSSRSGTTRDLYASYGVGLHWQNLLWFIAPGAVMKLEWATPYDLKRSLPPGKWRGAFSIGFNF; this is encoded by the coding sequence GTGAGGGTCAAGCGAATTGCAATTTCAGTTTGCATTGGCGCCGCAATCTTCGCCGCCTCGCTCCAGGCGCGCTGGCGTACTACGGAGCCGCAGGCGCGCTGGAAAATTCTGGAGTCCGAGCACTTCCGACTGCGCTATACCGAAGGTCTGGAAGGCGTTGCCGCTTACGCATTGCTTTATGGCGAAGAGGCGCGTCAGCGCTATGTGGATCAACTGGAATTTGAACCCAAAGAGGCGGCGCTGATTTTTCTCTACGCCGCACCATCCGAATTCTCGGCAACTAACATCAGTCCCTATCCGCTGGATGAAGGCGTTGGCGGTTTCACCGATTTTTACCGCCGTCGCATCGTACTGCCTTTCAACGGCGACTACAGCGCATTGCGACACACGCTGAGTCACGAACTGGTGCACGCCTTTCAATTTCAGATGCTGCCTGGACCGGGCTTTGGTCGCTATCCATTGTGGCTGATGGAGGGAATGAGCGAAGAACTTGCACTGGGACTGGACGCCAGCGCAGATCAATATGCGCGCGACGCGCTGCTTTCAGGAACCTTGTTGGATTTCAGCGATCTGGATTCTGGCGGCGCGCGCAGCTCGCGGGATATCTACAAAGGCGGTCAGCTGGCGGTGCATTTCCTGGTGCAACGCTTCGGTCGACGCGGCCTCTTGCGCTTCTTGCGCGAACTTGGCGCTGGCCTGCGCGGCGATGCCCTCTACCGTCGCTCCTTTGGCGTAAATCGCTTTGAGCTGGATCGTCAGTTTCGCGGCTGGCTGCAAACGATCTACGCCGGAATCGAAATGCAGAGTTTGAACCCGGAACGTTTGCGTCGCGCCAGCGACCGATTTGCAGATGAGCGCGGTTTTCACTGGCGGCCGGCGATCTCGCCCGACGGTCGTCGCATTGCGGTGCTGACGCGCGATGGCATCTTTCCAGCGATTGCCGAACGTCGAACGCCGGGGCCGGACTTGCCGGTTGATGGACGCAACGAAGTGCAGGTAGTGCTGCGCGCATTGCGCTCCTCGCAGTACGAAGAGTACCAGCTGCTTACTACGCGGATCAGCTACTTCCCCGATGGCAAAGCCGTGCTGCTCTCGGCCGCCGCGGACGGGCGGCCAGCGCTACTGGCTGTAGACCTGGAGCAGGGCGAGGTTCGTCGTATCTGGCATCCGCCCTTTGACAGTATCCAGTATCCCGTCCTGCGTTCAGATGGAAGATGCGTCGCCTTTGTCGGTCTGAGCAATGGCCAGGCGGATCTCTATACTATGGACCTTGAGGACTCGCGCTTGCTTCGGCTGACGGCCGACCTGGCCAGCGAGCGCGATCCAGCCTACAGCTCGGATGGCGCATGGCTCTACTACGCCAGCAATTTGGCGACGGGTATAGATTCTCGCAGCAGTGAAATCTATGCTGTGGCAGCCGCAGGCGGTCGGCCCAGGGCCATGACAGCGCTTGGCGCAAGCAGCGATGGTCCTATGCCAGCCATGGATGGCGCCTTGCTTTTCTTGAGCGATGTGGAAGGGCCGCGCAATGTTTATCGACTGAAGCCAGGCGCCGCCGCAGCTGGCAGTGAGCAGCTGGAGGCGATTACCCGGGCCCCGGCGGGCGTTCTTCAAGCAACCCTTGGGACCGTCCGCGAACGCGGGGAGCATCGTGAACTCCTGGCATTCACAGAACTGGAACAACAGAGCGTCGAGTTGCGCGTTGTAGCCGGCTCGCAGCCCAACCCGCAAGGTGCAATGCGGCTGGCTGCTGTTCCGCTGAGCGGTCTTTCGCCGCCCTTTGAGCGTGAATGGCAGTTGAGCAAGGCGCTGCCAGAACGATTGCGATTCTGGGAGCTGCCAGAGGATGATACCGGGTCCCTCTCGTTTGAGGGAGCGCCCTTTGTTCTGGTGGCCGGGGCCACCGACAGCGATGGTAAGACGCGCCTGGCGGCGGTTGCCGCGGCGGCGCTGGCGGATGACAGCGGCGATCATCAGCTTGCGGCGCTGCTTGGCTACGCCCAACGTCCGGTTGAATGGAGCGGCGATCTACGTTACGCTTATCTGCACTATCGACTGGACTTTTTTGCCGGGATCTACCGTCAGAGCGGGGCCTTCCCGATTGCCAGCATCGCAGATCTGAATGTAAACAATCTGGTCTTCAATCCCTACTTTCGAATCTTGAATCAGGATATTTCCGGAATCTTTGCCGGAATGGAGTATCCCTTGCATCGCTTTGCGGCCATCCAATTGAGCTATGAACAGGGCCGGGAGGAGCGCGTTTTTCGCGGCGAATTGCCGGAGGAGCGTCGGCAGCAGGATATCTATAAGAACTATCAGAACATTACGGCCAGCTTCCAGTATGACAACGCCGTATACAGCATCTATGGTCCGCTGGATGGTCAATCCTTGAGTCTGGCTTACCAGACAACCTTTCCTGGACCGGGCGAATGGCGCGACGCGCGCCTGACGATTGGCGAATATCGCATCTATCATCTATTTGACAACTGGTCGCTCTTTGCGCTGCGTCTCTTTGGCGGTACAGTTCGCGGTCGCGACGCAGCAGACCTGCCCTTCCGCATTGGCGGCTACAACACGATTCGCGGCTACGATTTTCAAGAGTTTGAAGGCGCGAATGCCTTCTATTTGAATGTTGAATTTCGCTATACTCTCATCGAACAATTGGTCTTTGCCGTCCCCGGTCGCTGGTCGCCAGGGCCTATTCGCGCTGCATTTTTCTTCGACGCCGGCTCAGCCTTTGACGATCCGCAAACCTACCAGGCATACAGTTCGCGTAGCGGAACAACGCGCGACCTTTACGCCAGCTATGGCGTCGGCTTACACTGGCAAAACCTGCTGTGGTTTATTGCGCCAGGCGCCGTGATGAAATTGGAATGGGCCACGCCGTACGACTTGAAGCGATCGCTGCCGCCCGGCAAGTGGCGGGGCGCATTCTCGATTGGCTTTAACTTCTGA
- the recA gene encoding recombinase RecA — MAKSKKADAKVEQLANKREARQQQDLSERLQAVSGAMQQIERQFGKGAIMKLGDQGVQSEIGYISTGALTLDFALGIGGFPRGRVVEIFGPESSGKTTLCLSAVANAQRQGGIAAFVDAEHAIDPAFARKLGVNIDDLLVAQPDNGEEALEITESLVRSNAVDIIIVDSVAALVPKAELEGNMGDAQMGLHARLMSQALRKLTGTISKSHTTVVFVNQIRHKIGVMFGSPETTTGGNALKFYASVRLDIRRIETLKKGDDAFGNRVRVKIVKNKVAPPFRQAEFDILFERGINREGCLLDLAATEGVIERSGAWYAYQGNRIGQGRDNACQYLRENQETAQEIETELRRRQEESRKQGLNKPGAAEAAPGEPEIDPETGEILESSAG, encoded by the coding sequence ATGGCAAAAAGTAAGAAAGCTGACGCAAAGGTCGAACAACTGGCCAACAAGCGCGAGGCCAGGCAGCAGCAGGACCTGAGCGAACGCCTGCAGGCTGTCAGCGGCGCCATGCAGCAAATTGAACGGCAGTTCGGCAAGGGCGCCATTATGAAGCTGGGCGATCAGGGCGTCCAATCAGAGATCGGCTACATCTCTACAGGCGCACTCACCCTGGACTTTGCGCTTGGAATTGGCGGCTTCCCCCGCGGACGAGTCGTCGAGATTTTTGGGCCAGAATCCTCCGGCAAGACTACGCTCTGTCTTTCGGCCGTAGCCAATGCGCAGCGTCAGGGCGGCATCGCGGCCTTTGTCGACGCCGAGCATGCCATCGACCCTGCCTTCGCCCGGAAGCTGGGCGTCAACATTGACGATCTACTGGTAGCGCAGCCGGACAACGGCGAAGAAGCTCTGGAAATAACAGAGTCGCTGGTGCGCTCCAACGCCGTGGACATCATCATTGTCGACTCGGTGGCTGCTCTGGTTCCCAAGGCGGAGCTGGAAGGCAACATGGGCGACGCGCAGATGGGACTGCACGCCCGCTTGATGAGCCAGGCCTTGCGCAAACTGACCGGCACCATCTCAAAGTCCCATACCACGGTAGTCTTTGTGAACCAGATCCGGCACAAGATCGGCGTGATGTTTGGATCTCCTGAAACGACCACCGGCGGCAATGCACTGAAATTTTACGCCTCGGTCCGTCTGGACATCCGTAGAATTGAAACGCTGAAAAAAGGCGACGACGCCTTCGGCAACCGCGTGCGCGTCAAGATTGTCAAGAACAAGGTGGCCCCGCCTTTCCGCCAGGCGGAGTTCGATATTCTCTTTGAACGGGGCATCAACCGTGAAGGTTGTTTGCTTGATCTGGCGGCTACGGAAGGCGTCATCGAACGCAGCGGCGCCTGGTATGCCTATCAAGGAAACCGTATCGGCCAGGGTCGGGACAATGCCTGCCAGTACTTGCGCGAGAATCAGGAGACGGCTCAGGAAATTGAAACGGAGTTGCGTCGTCGCCAGGAAGAATCTCGCAAGCAGGGTCTCAACAAACCGGGCGCCGCTGAGGCAGCGCCAGGCGAACCAGAAATCGATCCGGAAACGGGTGAAATTCTGGAAAGCAGCGCCGGTTAG
- a CDS encoding AsmA family protein yields MLKLIRAHALTAALLSFVLLAVLIAPGLINYGMQSRLDFRKIRQQSSQLVLQKTGLRLTIQGAHYDLFRGIVLNGARLYNEPPGQERQYLMQAESVHLRFSILAYLRGEPPVSKIVINGGRLLPGAFGPAQWRSLINRIVSDVNGSSAAAPPQELFANDASLSADDLRLNLAELRLPLRDPPRGEYLSIQLEAAPLDDGLRFKAQVKLVGGEGGGIELRGAWQRDGSARTLVEFHQTPLRMAAALAAGTPLVPLALTESSSAILLAGGALNGTGSIDFYRDRAAGFNVQGQYRDLSLRLGDPAFRLIELQRGEGDINWNGGFDAEDARRSYSTLRLEQPGARLLIESRPLTASSPRSAPLSDTRIDAELEFGDGRDLPAFSGADGGRASVNLRYSDIAGEDLSGSVKLQALRFALPESVQSDTLDAHFTVHECELIRSARDERWKLVAHGGFLGAAWQTAGDLRLRIRRTPGQSPGFSLDQDLKLHGKLQSLSLLDAAELAARSGEAILHSGISAESSKAEDRGPLWQNKFFETGVYRAYLENLKLEAVLDWIHPGEGLPELVPVQIAMRQGFFSVRIPQIQAERAQLQLRYETNFQSYIPTQAIEFRLHSAAPALSLERFTGQSDVPADYDVSFAFSGEGVFPGDLVQRSYSRLSLQCSPFSIDRGQRLELLRHALNLPDGPMQMKRFNWVRTTDGPKTIVAARAETDALDLNLSGEYGIGLGGRLELRYVRLADGARTSVPVIVQPDGQWTPSL; encoded by the coding sequence GTGTTGAAGCTGATTCGAGCGCACGCTTTGACTGCCGCCCTTCTGAGCTTTGTCTTGCTTGCGGTCTTGATTGCACCCGGATTGATCAACTATGGAATGCAATCGCGCCTGGATTTTCGAAAGATCCGGCAGCAAAGCTCGCAGTTGGTGCTGCAGAAGACCGGTCTGCGCCTGACGATTCAGGGAGCTCACTACGATTTGTTTCGCGGCATTGTGCTCAATGGCGCGCGCCTCTACAATGAGCCGCCTGGCCAGGAACGGCAGTACTTGATGCAGGCCGAGAGCGTTCATCTGCGCTTTTCAATCCTCGCCTACCTTCGCGGAGAGCCGCCGGTTAGCAAGATTGTTATCAACGGCGGTCGTCTGTTGCCCGGCGCCTTTGGGCCAGCGCAGTGGCGCAGCTTGATCAATCGCATCGTTTCAGATGTCAATGGCTCTTCAGCAGCCGCGCCGCCTCAGGAACTCTTTGCCAACGATGCAAGCCTCAGCGCCGACGATCTACGACTCAATCTGGCCGAGTTGCGTTTGCCGCTTCGTGATCCGCCGCGCGGCGAGTATCTGAGCATCCAGCTGGAAGCTGCGCCGCTTGACGATGGATTGCGCTTCAAAGCGCAGGTGAAGCTGGTCGGCGGCGAAGGGGGCGGCATTGAGCTGCGCGGCGCCTGGCAGCGCGACGGCAGTGCACGAACCCTCGTCGAGTTCCACCAGACGCCCTTGCGTATGGCCGCCGCTCTGGCGGCCGGCACCCCGCTGGTTCCTCTGGCGCTAACCGAAAGCAGTAGCGCCATATTGCTGGCCGGCGGGGCTCTAAACGGGACTGGCAGTATCGACTTTTATCGGGATCGGGCCGCAGGCTTCAACGTACAGGGCCAGTACAGGGATCTCAGTTTGCGCCTTGGCGATCCGGCCTTCCGCTTGATTGAATTGCAGCGGGGCGAAGGCGACATCAACTGGAACGGCGGATTCGACGCCGAGGACGCCCGGCGCAGTTACAGCACCCTGCGGCTGGAGCAACCCGGTGCACGGCTGCTGATTGAAAGCCGCCCGCTAACTGCCAGCTCGCCGCGGTCGGCGCCGCTGTCAGATACAAGAATCGATGCGGAGCTTGAATTTGGCGACGGTCGCGACCTGCCGGCCTTCAGCGGCGCCGATGGCGGGCGGGCCAGCGTCAACTTGCGCTACAGCGACATTGCCGGGGAAGACCTATCCGGTTCCGTGAAGCTGCAGGCTCTGCGTTTTGCGCTGCCAGAGTCCGTGCAGAGCGATACGCTGGATGCCCACTTTACCGTGCATGAATGCGAGCTGATCAGGTCGGCCCGCGATGAAAGATGGAAGCTTGTAGCCCACGGAGGATTTCTGGGTGCAGCCTGGCAGACTGCCGGCGATTTGCGACTGCGCATTCGCAGAACTCCGGGTCAGTCGCCAGGCTTTTCTCTGGATCAAGACCTGAAGCTGCACGGTAAGCTGCAGTCGCTATCGTTGCTGGATGCGGCGGAGCTGGCCGCGCGTAGCGGCGAAGCGATTTTACATTCCGGAATCTCCGCGGAATCTTCCAAGGCGGAGGACCGCGGACCGCTATGGCAAAACAAGTTCTTCGAAACCGGCGTCTATCGAGCCTACCTCGAGAACCTGAAACTGGAAGCGGTCCTGGATTGGATCCATCCCGGCGAAGGTCTGCCCGAACTCGTGCCGGTTCAGATCGCGATGCGACAGGGCTTCTTCAGCGTTCGCATTCCTCAGATCCAGGCAGAGCGCGCCCAGCTTCAATTGCGATACGAAACGAACTTTCAATCCTACATACCAACCCAGGCCATTGAGTTTCGTCTGCATAGCGCGGCGCCGGCGCTTTCGCTGGAGCGCTTCACCGGCCAGAGCGATGTTCCAGCGGACTACGATGTCAGCTTCGCCTTTTCCGGCGAGGGCGTCTTTCCTGGCGACCTCGTGCAGCGATCTTACAGTCGGCTCTCCCTGCAGTGCTCGCCGTTTTCCATCGATCGCGGCCAGCGCCTTGAACTGCTGCGCCATGCTCTCAATCTACCGGATGGCCCGATGCAAATGAAACGATTCAATTGGGTTCGGACCACCGATGGCCCGAAAACGATCGTGGCGGCCCGCGCTGAAACAGATGCGCTCGACCTGAATCTCAGCGGCGAATATGGCATTGGCCTGGGCGGCCGCCTGGAGCTGCGCTATGTTCGACTTGCCGATGGCGCTCGCACTTCCGTTCCTGTCATCGTGCAGCCAGACGGGCAATGGACGCCTTCGTTGTAA
- a CDS encoding S49 family peptidase: protein MRIVLQILFLPLRLIYFLYCRVRLAFRAGSSIIHQVPPRFTLLRLSGWLARLKPPEAPHLFDYLALLDLLRRSKQVKRALLLIPAMEAPWNEVLNIADAIGRLQRAGVSAVAYLEGGNLKSLVLAAACQERWSSPESHYLTPLPNIDSYFLGDALRRLGVRIQTIAAGRHKDSGYQPFQRSDYTAAARKEMQTLVGSLREQLRLRLEQLPSGPALWRLLGSQVENSAQELHEIGFFARLEERIAAEESWLSPGLSPAAPAVLHAIRGPGENKPPLPADSETTAANANAWAERQRKLQRARRDLSSEPSILKRYQRRKFRPLRFRRLPIAGIVAMQGPIVSGRPGDEPHAGTVSAAAYREVLRDAASGPAEAIFLYIDSPGGSAEASEVLYQELRRLSREKPTFAVLGSVAASGGYYLACAANRIYASSMTLTGSIGVIRIRPELGRLYHKLGVRRRSLLQDPTRDLLAEVGELSPAAKRLSHRRMAETYELFLRRVAEGRGISRQQALHCAEGRIFTGADFEQVAMLDGLAGLLECLRIYGAEAGYQPEQEFEAILYPEIRADWRSLAPVRIPFGGSSLPHPVAQVALRAEQLCLALGAELRQNLLLAARAAWFET, encoded by the coding sequence ATGAGAATCGTCCTGCAGATACTGTTTCTTCCGCTACGACTGATCTATTTTCTCTATTGCCGCGTCCGCCTTGCCTTTCGCGCCGGCTCATCAATCATCCATCAAGTGCCGCCGCGTTTTACGCTGCTGCGTTTGAGCGGCTGGCTGGCTCGACTGAAACCGCCGGAGGCGCCTCACCTCTTCGATTACCTGGCCCTGCTGGACCTGCTGCGGCGCAGCAAACAGGTCAAACGGGCGTTGCTTCTAATACCGGCAATGGAGGCGCCCTGGAACGAGGTGCTCAATATTGCCGATGCAATTGGCCGGCTGCAGCGAGCGGGCGTAAGCGCGGTCGCCTATCTCGAGGGCGGCAATCTGAAATCGCTGGTTCTTGCTGCGGCCTGCCAGGAGCGCTGGTCCTCTCCCGAGAGCCACTATCTGACGCCCCTGCCCAATATCGACTCCTACTTTCTGGGCGACGCCTTGCGCCGGCTGGGAGTACGCATCCAGACGATTGCCGCCGGCCGTCACAAGGATAGCGGCTATCAGCCTTTCCAGCGCAGCGACTACACTGCCGCAGCTCGCAAGGAAATGCAAACGCTGGTAGGCTCGTTGCGCGAACAACTTCGCTTGCGACTGGAACAGCTGCCCAGTGGCCCTGCGCTCTGGCGCTTGCTTGGATCGCAGGTGGAAAACTCGGCACAGGAGTTACATGAAATTGGATTCTTTGCCCGACTGGAGGAGCGCATTGCTGCAGAGGAATCCTGGCTATCCCCCGGGCTCTCGCCGGCAGCGCCCGCAGTACTGCATGCCATTCGAGGGCCGGGCGAGAACAAGCCCCCGCTGCCGGCGGACAGCGAAACGACAGCGGCCAATGCGAACGCCTGGGCCGAACGCCAGCGAAAGCTGCAACGCGCCCGCCGCGACCTCAGTTCCGAACCGTCAATCTTGAAGCGCTACCAGCGTCGGAAATTCCGCCCGCTGCGCTTCCGCCGACTGCCAATTGCAGGTATCGTTGCCATGCAGGGTCCCATTGTCAGCGGTCGGCCGGGCGATGAACCGCACGCCGGAACCGTATCTGCTGCGGCCTATCGCGAGGTCCTGCGTGACGCCGCATCCGGACCGGCGGAAGCGATTTTTCTCTATATAGACAGTCCTGGCGGGAGCGCGGAGGCCTCAGAAGTTCTCTATCAGGAATTGCGTCGATTGTCCCGGGAAAAGCCAACCTTTGCAGTGCTTGGAAGCGTAGCTGCCTCCGGCGGCTACTACCTGGCCTGCGCTGCCAATCGGATCTATGCCTCCTCGATGACCTTGACCGGATCCATTGGCGTAATCCGTATCCGTCCGGAGCTTGGCCGACTCTACCACAAGCTCGGCGTGCGCCGCCGTTCGCTGCTTCAAGATCCAACGCGCGATCTGTTGGCCGAGGTCGGCGAACTATCGCCGGCGGCAAAACGCCTGAGCCATCGCCGTATGGCGGAAACTTACGAACTTTTTCTGCGGCGAGTGGCCGAGGGACGCGGCATAAGTCGCCAGCAAGCCCTCCATTGCGCCGAAGGTCGAATTTTCACGGGCGCTGACTTTGAGCAGGTCGCTATGCTTGATGGCCTTGCCGGACTCCTCGAATGTTTGCGCATCTATGGCGCCGAAGCAGGCTATCAACCAGAACAGGAATTTGAAGCGATCCTCTATCCTGAGATCCGGGCCGATTGGCGAAGCCTGGCGCCAGTGCGCATTCCCTTTGGCGGAAGCAGTCTGCCGCATCCAGTTGCTCAAGTCGCGCTTCGCGCCGAGCAGCTTTGCCTGGCGCTGGGCGCTGAACTGCGACAGAATCTGCTGCTGGCGGCCCGCGCCGCCTGGTTTGAAACCTGA
- a CDS encoding glycosyltransferase family 9 protein — protein sequence MQQHRPRLLVIRLSSIGDIVLTTPVLRSIKRARPEIELHYVTRASYAQALEGNQWIDRLHLYAGRLTPLLATLRGIGFDYVLDLHANPRSLALSLAAGGRRAVFEKRNLDKLRIVYGNRTLAVEHVVQRYGETLQLLNLTLDDGGLEFPLGGQDRKFARALLRRRQWPARYRCIALGATHNTKKWLDDKIVELGCLIAGPLVLLGGRGEGESGRRIAAALQTRGVRALNLCGQTDLKTSAAIMDGAVSVVTHDTGLMHIAAALQRPLVSLWGSTSPRFGMGPYRCTHRIVQAIDLECRPCHKLGYAECPRGHFRCMGQIGPDQVYAALCEAEAQSIRRPSRRNSG from the coding sequence ATGCAGCAGCATCGACCCCGTTTGTTGGTGATTCGGCTCAGCTCAATTGGCGATATCGTTTTGACCACGCCGGTATTGCGCAGTATCAAACGCGCCCGTCCAGAAATCGAACTGCACTATGTAACGCGCGCCAGCTACGCTCAGGCGCTGGAAGGCAACCAATGGATTGACCGCCTGCATCTCTATGCGGGACGTCTGACGCCGCTACTTGCCACGCTGCGCGGCATTGGCTTTGACTATGTGTTGGATTTACATGCCAATCCACGGTCTCTGGCGCTGAGCCTGGCTGCGGGGGGGAGGCGCGCTGTCTTTGAGAAGCGGAATCTGGACAAGTTGCGCATCGTATACGGCAACCGTACGCTTGCTGTCGAACATGTCGTACAACGCTACGGCGAAACACTGCAGCTGCTGAACTTGACGCTGGACGATGGCGGTCTGGAATTCCCGCTTGGCGGACAAGATCGGAAGTTTGCGCGCGCTCTGTTGCGCAGACGCCAATGGCCAGCCCGCTACCGCTGCATTGCGCTGGGCGCCACGCACAACACCAAGAAATGGCTCGATGATAAAATAGTTGAACTTGGTTGTCTGATAGCAGGGCCTTTGGTTCTGCTTGGCGGCCGGGGCGAGGGAGAGTCGGGTCGTCGCATTGCGGCGGCATTGCAGACGCGGGGAGTGCGTGCGCTGAATCTGTGCGGGCAAACGGACCTGAAGACTTCGGCAGCAATTATGGACGGCGCCGTAAGCGTGGTGACTCACGACACAGGACTGATGCATATTGCGGCGGCTCTGCAACGGCCGCTGGTCAGTCTCTGGGGTTCTACCAGTCCGCGCTTTGGAATGGGACCCTACCGATGCACACATCGAATCGTTCAGGCTATTGATCTGGAATGCCGGCCCTGTCACAAGCTTGGCTATGCCGAATGCCCGCGGGGCCACTTTCGATGTATGGGCCAGATTGGCCCCGACCAGGTCTACGCCGCCTTGTGCGAGGCCGAGGCGCAAAGCATCCGGCGCCCTTCGCGCCGGAATTCGGGATGA